In a genomic window of Glycine max cultivar Williams 82 chromosome 13, Glycine_max_v4.0, whole genome shotgun sequence:
- the LOC778105 gene encoding dof zinc finger protein DOF1.4: MFGGNNCEKMVAVVTPQTASNKWTQTQQIDDHKAPMMGRVMEKPSQDLLQQQQQALKCPRCESSNTKFCYYNNYSLSQPRHFCKACKRYWTRGGTLRNVPVGGGCRKNKRVKRPTNHGDSSSSAANSPSSSNSNPPSQPHIDNIIASSSTTNHINNISPFFYGGDVMSSVPFPRFNLHSQLNALGLGFSTGVSENGFSTSNNNSFFSAYNSMFGSSSSSTCAPSTPVMASLLSSTLLQQKLMSGGGGGGVKGSSDHDQGGNTFHGLAPLQGLQVEGNNNNSNNIGTKEVRGEGQNRFDWSNNNNNNNGGGGCQNQMEHVGLSDPNSLYWNTATGLGAWSDQPNNIGPSVTSLI, translated from the exons atgtttggtgGTAATAACTGTGAGAAAATGGTAGCAGTAGTCACCCCTCAAACAGCGTCTAACAAATGGACACAGACACAACAG ATAGATGATCACAAGGCCCCAATGATGGGAAGAGTCATGGAAAAACCAAGCCAAGATCTTcttcagcagcaacaacaagCCCTAAAGTGCCCTCGCTGCGAGTCTTCAAACACCAAGTTCTGCTACTACAACAACTACAGCTTGTCACAGCCTAGGCACTTTTGCAAAGCCTGCAAGCGTTACTGGACAAGAGGTGGCACTCTCAGAAACGTTCCCGTTGGTGGTGGCTGCAGAAAAAACAAGCGTGTGAAGCGTCCAACAAATCACggtgattcttcttcttctgctgcTAACTCTCCTTCTTCGTCCAATTCAAACCCTCCTTCACAGCCCCACATCGATAATATTATTGCCTCTAGCTCCACCACGAACCATATAAATAATATCAGCCCTTTCTTTTATGGTGGTGATGTGATGAGTAGTGTTCCTTTCCCAAGGTTTAATCTTCATTCTCAATTGAATGCTCTTGGGTTAGGTTTTTCAACTGGGGTTAGTGAGAATGGGTTTAGTACTTCAAATAACAACAGCTTTTTTTCTGCTTATAACTCTATGTttggttcttcttcttcctcaactTGTGCACCTTCAACTCCTGTTATGGCTTCCTTGCTGAGTTCAACTCTTCTGCAGCAAAAGTTAatgagtggtggtggtggtggtggggtGAAGGGTAGTAGTGATCATGATCAAGGTGGCAACACTTTCCATGGCTTGGCACCGCTACAAGGGTTGCAAGTGGAagggaataataataatagtaataatattggCACAAAAGAAGTGAGAGGTGAGGGACAAAACAGGTTTGATTGgagtaataataacaataacaacaatggtggtggtggttgtcaAAACCAGATGGAGCATGTGGGTTTGTCTGATCCTAATTCGCTCTATTGGAACACTGCAACGGGTTTGGGTGCTTGGAGTGATCAACCTAACAACATTGGTCCTTCAGTCACTTCTCTGATctag
- the LOC778102 gene encoding Dof9 (The RefSeq protein has 1 non-frameshifting indel compared to this genomic sequence), with protein sequence MIKKTNTHYTKFRSQRDKDMEQEGEKGREEKRQIQQQQPPPQQHQKCPRCDSMNTKFCYFNNYSLSQPRHFCKACKRYWTLGGTFRNIPVGGGSRKVKRGKTNSPSSSSSSSSCSNLLSQPQQNLLMRPSPPPLTTNTMVQSTSPYYYNLGVGGNGYLSFHSSLNNNTPSQPSDQYLKVGGGDHVAGSSNISPLVSGFNNAASYSLPPRFHHQQQQQSMHP encoded by the exons atgataaaaaaaacaaacacacactaCACTAAGTTCAGATCACAGAGAGACAAAGATATGGAACAAGAGggagaaaaagggagagaggaGAAAAGACAAATTCAACAACAGCAACCTCCTCCTCAGCAGCATCAGAAATGTCCACGCTGCGATTCCATGAACACCAAGTTCTGCTACTTCAACAACTATAGCCTCTCGCAGCCTCGTCATTTCTGCAAAGCGTGTAAAAGGTACTGGACACTCGGTGGAACCTTCAGGAACATACCCGTTGGTGGCGGTTCCCGCAAAGTGAAGCGTGGCAAAACAAAttctccatcttcttcttcttcttcttcttcttcttgttcaaATTTGCTCTCACAGCCGCAGCAGAATCTGTTGATGAGGCCTTCTCCACCACCACTCACTACTAATACTATGGTTCAGTCAACTAGTCCTTATTATTATAATCTTGGTGTTGGTGGAAATGGGTATCTCTCTTTTCATTCTTCTCTGAACAACAACACACCATCACAGCCTTCCGATCAGTATCTGAAAGTTGGTGGTGGTGATCATGTTGCTGGTTCTTCTAATATTTCTCCTCTTGTGTCTGGCTTCAATAACGCTGCTAGTTATTCGCTTCCACCGCGATTCCACcaccagcagcagcaacaaTCTATGCAT CCATAG